A single region of the Phycisphaerae bacterium RAS1 genome encodes:
- the rlmI gene encoding Ribosomal RNA large subunit methyltransferase I: protein MNRRSHGPPRRPPPESQPPDAAESPSAPPSGARQSPWVVLRSATFHPFIFRRMIGHVDPAARPGDVVSVYDKSNALFGRGLFNPKSEIVIRMLLHGDAAADDAFWQAKLKQAIDLRRQLRLHEQTDAYRLVHAEGDGLSGLIVERYADCLVLELFSLGMFQRAEQIASWVAAELGPPASLDRPGRAGENWHVLMRADGRVEHMEGFRVRPQKDAVPPGVVIREHGIRYRVDMAGGHKTGFFCDQRENRRRLAGLCAEASVLDVCCYTGGFGLAARLLGTARDVTCVDLDEAALVLARENANLNQARIDIVHSDAFVYLRQMTANRRQYDVVVLDPPKLARTRDEYEDALRKYFDLNQVAAGVVRPGGVLLTCSCSGLVSQGVFIELVHKAVRRAGRAAQLFDVSGAGPDHPVMLNCPESAYLKALWLRVI, encoded by the coding sequence ATGAACCGTCGCTCACACGGTCCGCCGCGCAGGCCGCCGCCGGAGAGTCAGCCGCCGGACGCCGCCGAATCGCCGTCGGCGCCGCCGTCGGGTGCGCGCCAATCGCCATGGGTCGTGCTGCGCTCCGCCACGTTTCATCCGTTCATCTTCCGCCGCATGATCGGGCACGTCGATCCGGCCGCCCGGCCCGGAGACGTGGTGAGCGTGTACGACAAGTCGAACGCGCTCTTCGGCCGCGGGCTCTTCAATCCCAAGTCTGAAATCGTCATTCGCATGCTGCTGCACGGCGACGCCGCGGCCGACGACGCCTTCTGGCAGGCGAAGCTGAAGCAGGCGATCGACCTGCGGCGGCAGCTCCGGCTGCACGAGCAGACGGACGCCTATCGCCTTGTGCACGCCGAGGGTGATGGGCTATCCGGGCTGATTGTCGAGCGCTATGCGGACTGCCTGGTTCTCGAGCTGTTCTCGCTGGGGATGTTCCAGCGGGCCGAGCAGATCGCGTCCTGGGTGGCGGCGGAACTCGGACCGCCGGCCAGCCTCGACCGCCCCGGTCGGGCGGGCGAGAACTGGCATGTTCTGATGCGGGCGGATGGCCGGGTTGAACACATGGAGGGCTTTCGCGTCCGGCCGCAGAAAGACGCCGTCCCGCCCGGCGTCGTGATTCGCGAGCACGGCATCCGCTACCGCGTGGACATGGCCGGCGGACACAAGACCGGGTTCTTCTGCGATCAGCGCGAGAACCGCCGACGGCTGGCGGGGCTGTGTGCAGAGGCGAGCGTGCTGGACGTCTGCTGCTACACCGGAGGATTCGGATTGGCGGCGCGGCTTCTCGGCACGGCGCGGGACGTGACGTGCGTCGATCTGGACGAGGCCGCGCTCGTGCTGGCCAGGGAGAACGCCAATCTGAACCAGGCCCGAATCGACATTGTGCACTCAGATGCGTTCGTCTACCTGCGGCAGATGACGGCGAATCGGCGGCAGTATGACGTAGTCGTGCTAGACCCGCCCAAACTCGCCCGCACGCGCGACGAATACGAGGATGCCCTGCGAAAGTACTTTGATCTGAACCAGGTCGCCGCCGGCGTCGTCCGCCCCGGCGGCGTGCTGCTGACGTGCAGTTGCAGCGGGCTCGTCTCGCAGGGCGTTTTCATCGAGCTGGTTCACAAGGCGGTTCGCCGGGCCGGACGGGCCGCGCAGCTCTTCGATGTCAGCGGCGCCGGGCCGGATCATCCGGTGATGCTGAACTGCCCGGAGTCGGCGTACTTGAAGGCGCTGTGGCTGAGGGTGATCTGA
- a CDS encoding PA14 domain protein, producing MIAVMLFVLADVLPLVVVDHDDFLIERSCRVTFASASLIDADGDGVIRVTKPDVTIEFEPGAVLSGDANVPDDQRRGCGIRVDGKSGVTVRGARVRAYACGIWASGADGLTLEDCDASSNRRDRLKSTPMAEDAGDWLWPHDNDTGQWRTKYGAGVCIESSRDVTVRGCRVNGGQNGLILDRVENARVYDNDFSFNSGWGLALWRTSRCVITRNAMNFCIRGYSDGVYNRGQDSAGILMFEQCCENTIAENSATHCGDGLFAFAGREALGESGEHPPEWHRRRGCNGNLIINNDFSYAAAHGLELTFSFDNRIIGNRLVGNCICGIWGGYSQDTLISGNEISCNGDRGYGAERGGVNIEHGRRNSIVSNRFFGNACGVHLWWDADEGIAARPWAKENGVASDGNLVAGNRFEGGLLGLHLRGSQKLRLAANEFVNVVRQSDVDAVAEFQTQDSWQAPEPATPAYSVLGEKQPRAEAAKVAACDVSPRRRMIITEWGPWNGTDRMAQVIAESGNCTTLRLLGCSEIPEVTVTGGRGVSAKPRLEDGFALVDACFPPGWSDAVFRFKAGREEWSIALQRLVVDWNAIFFLWTEDADPREKLAQWRDLARSPAAVRTAIRGGLTLPFGHGGPGSLKPRLDLGDAKLAADRFGCIAETRVRLDAGAWRVRTRSDDGVRVIVDGRPVVENWTWHVPTVDTGEFELSGAKDVQIVVEYFEIDGYATLEFELAPVRGRD from the coding sequence ATGATTGCCGTGATGCTCTTTGTCCTCGCCGACGTCCTGCCGCTCGTCGTCGTCGATCACGACGACTTTCTGATCGAGCGCTCCTGCCGCGTGACGTTTGCGTCGGCGTCGCTCATCGACGCCGACGGCGACGGGGTCATTCGCGTCACGAAGCCTGACGTCACGATCGAGTTTGAGCCGGGCGCCGTTCTCAGCGGCGACGCGAATGTCCCCGACGATCAGCGGCGCGGCTGTGGTATTCGCGTTGATGGAAAAAGCGGCGTGACCGTTCGCGGGGCGCGGGTTCGCGCGTATGCGTGCGGCATCTGGGCGAGCGGGGCCGATGGGCTGACGCTGGAAGACTGCGACGCCTCCAGCAATCGCCGCGATCGGCTCAAATCCACGCCGATGGCTGAGGACGCCGGCGACTGGCTATGGCCGCATGACAATGACACCGGCCAGTGGCGGACGAAATACGGGGCGGGCGTGTGCATCGAGTCGAGCCGCGACGTGACGGTGCGAGGCTGCCGCGTGAACGGCGGGCAGAACGGGCTGATTCTCGATCGGGTCGAGAACGCGCGCGTCTATGACAACGACTTCTCGTTCAACAGCGGATGGGGGCTGGCGCTGTGGCGCACCAGCCGGTGCGTGATCACGCGCAACGCGATGAACTTCTGCATCCGCGGATACAGCGATGGCGTCTACAACCGCGGCCAGGATTCGGCGGGGATTCTGATGTTTGAGCAATGCTGCGAGAACACGATCGCCGAGAATTCGGCCACGCATTGCGGCGACGGGCTGTTCGCGTTCGCCGGGCGCGAGGCGCTGGGCGAGTCCGGCGAGCACCCGCCCGAGTGGCACCGGCGTCGCGGCTGCAACGGCAACCTGATCATCAACAACGATTTTTCATACGCGGCGGCGCACGGGCTGGAGCTGACGTTCTCATTTGACAACCGCATCATCGGGAACCGGCTGGTGGGCAATTGCATCTGCGGCATCTGGGGCGGGTATTCGCAGGACACGCTCATTTCTGGCAATGAAATATCCTGCAACGGCGATCGCGGGTACGGAGCAGAGCGCGGCGGGGTGAACATCGAGCACGGCCGGCGGAATTCGATCGTCTCCAACCGGTTTTTCGGGAATGCGTGCGGAGTGCATCTGTGGTGGGACGCGGATGAGGGGATCGCGGCGCGGCCATGGGCCAAGGAGAACGGCGTCGCCAGCGATGGGAATCTTGTCGCGGGCAACCGCTTCGAGGGCGGTTTGCTGGGGCTGCATCTGCGCGGCTCGCAGAAGCTGCGGCTGGCGGCGAACGAGTTTGTGAACGTCGTCCGGCAGTCGGACGTGGATGCCGTCGCGGAATTTCAAACGCAGGACTCGTGGCAGGCGCCCGAGCCGGCGACGCCCGCGTACTCAGTTCTGGGAGAGAAGCAGCCGCGAGCGGAGGCGGCGAAGGTCGCGGCGTGTGATGTGTCGCCGCGGCGGCGGATGATCATCACCGAGTGGGGACCGTGGAACGGGACGGACCGCATGGCGCAGGTCATTGCCGAGAGCGGAAACTGCACGACGCTGCGGCTGCTCGGTTGCAGTGAGATCCCGGAGGTCACCGTCACCGGCGGCCGCGGCGTATCGGCCAAGCCCCGCCTGGAAGACGGCTTCGCGCTGGTCGATGCGTGTTTTCCGCCCGGTTGGTCCGACGCCGTGTTTCGATTCAAGGCGGGCCGCGAGGAGTGGTCAATCGCGCTGCAGCGCCTGGTCGTCGACTGGAACGCGATCTTCTTTCTCTGGACGGAAGACGCCGATCCGCGCGAGAAGCTCGCCCAATGGCGCGATCTGGCACGCAGTCCGGCTGCGGTGCGAACGGCGATTCGGGGCGGGCTGACGCTGCCCTTCGGCCACGGCGGGCCGGGCTCGCTCAAGCCGCGGCTCGACCTTGGCGACGCGAAGCTTGCGGCGGACCGCTTCGGATGCATTGCGGAGACGCGCGTGCGGCTCGACGCCGGCGCGTGGCGCGTGCGGACGCGCAGCGACGACGGCGTGCGGGTGATCGTGGACGGCCGGCCGGTGGTGGAGAACTGGACGTGGCACGTGCCGACCGTTGACACGGGTGAATTTGAGCTGAGCGGCGCGAAGGACGTGCAGATCGTCGTCGAGTATTTCGAGATCGACGGCTATGCGACGCTGGAATTCGAGCTCGCGCCGGTCCGCGGACGTGATTGA
- the paaB gene encoding 1,2-phenylacetyl-CoA epoxidase, subunit B produces the protein MSKIRENVPLKASELESPAEGDLKAYEVFIQLERGKPHVHAGGLDAPDDEMALLFAREHYGRDQPCVQVWVVPRDAIRRTNYDEDVVFRLSDQSYRQAKGYLDVRKKWETFRARKAVDEYQKDDLKEAF, from the coding sequence GTGTCGAAAATCCGCGAGAACGTCCCGCTGAAGGCCTCCGAGCTAGAATCTCCGGCCGAGGGCGACTTGAAGGCCTATGAGGTGTTCATTCAGCTCGAGCGCGGCAAGCCGCACGTGCACGCCGGCGGCCTCGACGCGCCGGATGACGAGATGGCCCTTTTGTTCGCGCGCGAGCACTACGGGCGCGACCAACCCTGCGTGCAGGTCTGGGTGGTGCCGCGCGACGCCATTCGCCGCACGAATTACGACGAGGACGTGGTGTTCCGGCTGTCGGACCAGTCGTATCGGCAGGCGAAGGGGTACCTGGACGTGCGCAAGAAGTGGGAGACGTTCCGCGCTCGGAAGGCTGTCGATGAGTATCAGAAGGATGACTTGAAGGAAGCGTTTTGA
- the paaC gene encoding 1,2-phenylacetyl-CoA epoxidase, subunit C → METITADLRQPLCELLLSIADDKFLLGHRNADWTGLAPILEEDIAFSSMAQDEISHAGALFQFIAGVRGDTTADRLAFGRSPADYRCAAIVEVGDDFDWAVAIVRQFFCDHFDNLRLARLAASNHRPLAALAARLRAEEAMHVTHADSWIRRLGRGGQDARERMQAAFDKLAPLATSLLEPTDGVTALEAAGLYPKAAGDMFAYWAGNLSGVVADAHLRLELTPPPAEYVGGRRGRHTAEFAAVLAELTEVSAVEPEASW, encoded by the coding sequence ATGGAAACAATCACTGCCGATCTGCGGCAACCCCTGTGCGAGCTGCTTCTGAGCATCGCCGACGACAAGTTCCTTCTTGGCCACCGCAACGCCGACTGGACCGGCCTGGCGCCGATTCTTGAAGAGGACATCGCCTTCTCGTCGATGGCCCAGGACGAAATCTCGCACGCCGGCGCGCTCTTCCAGTTCATCGCGGGCGTCCGCGGCGACACGACCGCCGATCGGCTGGCGTTCGGGCGCAGCCCGGCGGACTACCGCTGCGCCGCAATCGTTGAGGTCGGAGACGATTTCGACTGGGCGGTGGCCATCGTGCGCCAGTTTTTCTGCGACCACTTTGACAATCTGCGGCTGGCGCGGCTGGCGGCGTCGAATCACAGGCCGCTGGCGGCGCTGGCGGCGCGGCTGCGGGCCGAAGAGGCGATGCACGTCACGCACGCTGATTCGTGGATCCGCCGCCTGGGCCGCGGCGGGCAGGACGCGCGCGAGCGGATGCAGGCGGCCTTCGACAAGCTTGCGCCTCTGGCGACCAGCCTGCTCGAGCCGACCGACGGCGTCACGGCACTCGAAGCAGCGGGTCTCTACCCGAAAGCGGCCGGCGACATGTTCGCCTACTGGGCCGGCAACCTCTCCGGCGTCGTGGCCGACGCCCACCTGCGGCTGGAACTCACGCCGCCGCCGGCCGAGTACGTCGGCGGACGCCGCGGCCGGCACACGGCGGAGTTTGCGGCGGTGCTGGCGGAGCTTACGGAAGTGTCGGCCGTGGAGCCGGAGGCGTCGTGGTGA
- the paaD gene encoding putative 1,2-phenylacetyl-CoA epoxidase, subunit D, translated as MLSVESVFAALRDVNDPEMPINIVDLGIVEAVRLARDAEIEIDVTPTFVGCPALPVIESDIRRRVAALPGVSRVRVSFVYDPPWSVDRISAAGRESLARVGITVPQPGSACSSGALPDERRLVPLSIGGDPRDAVACPLCGSADTSLESAFGPTRCKMIYYCERCRNQFEHMKRV; from the coding sequence ATGCTGAGCGTTGAATCCGTCTTTGCTGCGCTGCGCGACGTGAACGATCCCGAGATGCCAATCAACATCGTCGATCTCGGCATTGTCGAGGCGGTGCGGCTTGCGCGGGATGCGGAGATTGAGATTGACGTGACGCCGACCTTTGTCGGTTGCCCGGCGCTGCCGGTGATCGAGTCTGATATTCGCCGGCGGGTTGCGGCGCTGCCGGGCGTTTCGCGGGTGCGCGTGTCGTTTGTATACGACCCGCCCTGGTCGGTGGATCGGATCAGCGCGGCGGGTCGCGAGTCTCTGGCGCGGGTCGGCATCACGGTGCCGCAGCCGGGCAGCGCCTGCTCAAGCGGCGCGTTGCCGGACGAGCGTCGGCTGGTGCCGCTGAGTATCGGCGGCGACCCGCGCGACGCGGTCGCCTGCCCGCTGTGCGGTTCGGCTGACACGTCGCTGGAGAGCGCGTTCGGGCCGACGCGCTGCAAGATGATCTACTACTGCGAACGCTGCCGGAACCAATTCGAGCACATGAAACGCGTTTAG
- the leuS gene encoding Leucine--tRNA ligase, whose amino-acid sequence MSHSHPFNEIDARWQAYWAENHTFRAANPGQPGGEKPHYYILDFFPYPSGAGLHVGHPLGYIASDIFSRFMRMRGYNVLHPMGWDAFGLPAEQYAIETGVHPAITTRSNIDTYTLQLRKIGLSYDWDRELATCDEKYYRWTQWIFLRIYNSWYDPEWEWTDPAGRKVRGAARRIETLPIPADVKAQGPAAVAAYQSEHRLAYLAEVAVNWCPALGTVLSNEEVTNDGRSERGNHPVFRRPLKQWMLRITEYAERLLLDLDGLDWPEPIKLMQRNWIGRSEGAYIDFHLTAEHAGDVIRVFTTRPDTVFGATYMVLAPEHRLVSIITRPEQRAAVDAYVSQARQRSDLDRTADSKVKTGVFTGAYAVNPVNRQPIPIWVADYVLIGYGTGSIMAVPGHDTRDLEFARTFGLPVVQVVRPQDDATEWRGYVGDGVGVNSPPQATFEGQCTINGLPTPEAKRTVIRWLEERDLGEGTVQYKLRDWLFSRQRYWGEPFPILYRPDGLIEAVDERELPVALPAMDDFKPQASDNPNAQPQTPLSRAREWATVKRGDALLRRELNTMPQWAGSCWYYLRFLDPHNETAFVDSKVERYWMSGRRADGSPKTGGVDLYLGGAEHAVLHLLYARFWHKVLYDLGCVSTPEPFQKLFNQGMIGAAAYHDERGTYVPAEEVSEGPPAALRIGHSEHTTTHYWQDRPVVQLFEKMSKSKKNVVNPDSIIAEYGADTLRLYEMYMGPLEASKPWNTRDIIGVHRFLLRVWRLVIDEQDDARVDPSRDEPGDNPRRDGPRDYPSRDREGAVAPEGAPREPLPHGRGSDSARLSAKIGDRRDADVERLLHRTIRKVTEDIPRFAYNTAIAQMIVWVNEAQKAAALARDQIERFVLILAPFAPHVCEELWRALGHSQSLAHAPWPAFDEALTRDESVELAVQLNGKIKARITVSADAADDAVISAAAAAAAEHLAGKPIKRSVVVKGRLVNLIV is encoded by the coding sequence ATGAGCCACTCTCACCCGTTCAACGAAATTGACGCACGCTGGCAGGCGTACTGGGCTGAGAATCACACCTTCCGCGCCGCCAATCCCGGCCAGCCGGGCGGCGAGAAGCCGCACTACTACATCCTCGATTTCTTTCCATACCCGTCGGGGGCCGGGCTGCACGTCGGCCACCCGCTGGGCTATATCGCGTCCGACATATTCTCGCGCTTCATGCGCATGCGCGGGTACAACGTGCTGCACCCCATGGGTTGGGACGCCTTCGGACTGCCCGCCGAGCAGTACGCCATCGAAACCGGCGTTCACCCGGCCATCACGACCCGCAGCAACATCGACACCTACACGCTCCAGCTCCGGAAGATCGGCCTGAGCTACGACTGGGATCGCGAGCTGGCGACCTGCGACGAAAAATACTACCGCTGGACGCAGTGGATCTTCCTGCGGATCTACAACTCCTGGTACGACCCGGAATGGGAGTGGACCGATCCGGCCGGACGCAAGGTCCGCGGGGCCGCGCGGCGGATTGAAACGCTGCCGATTCCGGCGGACGTGAAGGCCCAGGGGCCGGCCGCCGTCGCCGCCTACCAGTCCGAGCATCGACTGGCCTACCTCGCGGAAGTCGCGGTGAACTGGTGTCCGGCGCTGGGCACGGTTCTGTCGAACGAAGAGGTCACCAATGACGGCCGCAGTGAGCGCGGCAATCACCCCGTCTTCCGCCGCCCGCTGAAGCAGTGGATGCTCCGCATCACCGAGTACGCCGAGCGGCTGCTCTTAGACCTGGACGGCCTGGACTGGCCCGAGCCGATCAAGCTCATGCAGCGAAACTGGATCGGCCGCAGCGAAGGCGCGTACATCGATTTTCACCTGACCGCCGAACATGCCGGCGACGTGATCCGCGTCTTCACCACGCGGCCGGACACGGTCTTTGGCGCGACGTACATGGTGCTGGCGCCTGAGCATCGACTGGTGTCGATCATCACCAGGCCCGAGCAGCGGGCGGCGGTCGACGCGTACGTGTCTCAGGCGCGTCAACGCTCCGACCTCGACCGCACCGCCGACAGCAAGGTCAAGACCGGCGTCTTCACCGGCGCCTACGCCGTCAACCCGGTCAACCGGCAGCCAATCCCCATCTGGGTCGCGGACTACGTGTTGATCGGTTACGGCACGGGCTCGATCATGGCCGTTCCGGGACACGACACGCGCGATCTCGAATTCGCCCGGACCTTCGGCCTGCCGGTGGTGCAGGTCGTGCGGCCGCAAGACGACGCGACGGAGTGGCGCGGCTACGTCGGCGACGGCGTGGGCGTGAATTCGCCGCCGCAGGCGACGTTTGAGGGGCAATGCACGATCAACGGCCTGCCCACGCCGGAGGCCAAGCGCACGGTGATTCGCTGGCTCGAAGAGCGCGACCTGGGTGAAGGCACGGTGCAGTACAAGCTGCGCGACTGGCTTTTCTCGCGGCAGCGCTACTGGGGCGAGCCGTTCCCGATCCTCTACCGCCCGGACGGACTCATCGAGGCGGTCGACGAGCGCGAGCTGCCGGTGGCGCTGCCCGCGATGGATGACTTCAAGCCGCAGGCCAGCGACAACCCGAACGCCCAGCCGCAGACGCCGCTGTCGCGCGCCCGGGAATGGGCGACGGTGAAGCGCGGCGACGCGCTGTTGCGGCGCGAGCTGAACACCATGCCGCAGTGGGCCGGGTCCTGCTGGTACTACCTGCGATTCCTTGACCCGCACAACGAAACGGCCTTTGTCGATTCGAAGGTCGAGCGCTACTGGATGAGCGGCCGGCGCGCTGACGGCTCGCCCAAAACCGGCGGCGTCGATCTCTACCTGGGCGGAGCCGAGCACGCGGTGCTCCACCTGCTCTACGCCCGCTTCTGGCACAAGGTGCTCTACGACCTGGGCTGCGTGTCGACGCCCGAGCCGTTTCAGAAGCTCTTCAACCAGGGCATGATCGGGGCCGCCGCCTATCACGACGAGCGCGGCACGTACGTCCCGGCCGAGGAAGTGAGCGAGGGGCCGCCGGCCGCGCTGCGCATCGGCCACAGCGAGCACACGACGACGCATTACTGGCAGGACCGTCCGGTGGTGCAGCTCTTTGAGAAGATGTCGAAGAGCAAAAAGAACGTCGTCAACCCCGATTCGATCATCGCCGAGTACGGGGCGGACACGCTGCGGCTGTACGAGATGTACATGGGGCCGCTGGAAGCGAGCAAGCCCTGGAACACGCGCGACATCATCGGGGTGCACCGCTTCCTGCTGCGCGTCTGGCGGCTGGTGATCGACGAGCAGGACGACGCGCGCGTCGATCCGAGCCGCGACGAACCCGGCGACAATCCGCGCCGCGATGGGCCGCGCGACTATCCGAGCCGCGACCGTGAGGGAGCGGTTGCTCCGGAGGGCGCGCCGCGCGAACCGCTCCCTCACGGTCGCGGCTCTGATTCTGCGCGCCTCAGCGCCAAAATCGGCGACCGGCGCGATGCGGACGTGGAGCGCCTGCTGCACAGGACCATCCGCAAAGTGACCGAGGACATCCCGCGCTTCGCCTACAACACCGCCATCGCCCAGATGATCGTCTGGGTGAATGAAGCCCAGAAAGCCGCCGCGCTGGCGCGAGATCAGATCGAGCGCTTCGTGCTGATTCTCGCCCCCTTCGCCCCGCACGTCTGCGAAGAGCTGTGGCGGGCGCTGGGCCATTCCCAGTCGCTGGCGCACGCCCCCTGGCCGGCGTTCGACGAAGCTCTGACGCGCGACGAATCGGTTGAGCTGGCCGTGCAACTCAACGGCAAGATCAAGGCCCGCATCACCGTTTCGGCCGACGCGGCGGACGACGCCGTCATTTCCGCCGCCGCCGCCGCCGCCGCCGAACACCTGGCCGGCAAGCCGATCAAGCGCTCGGTGGTGGTGAAGGGGCGGCTGGTCAACCTCATCGTCTGA
- a CDS encoding periplasmic folding chaperone, translating into MNLNRYFRENSRTLLMVFMALLLVVWLLGDVISSWRDSSRQELNQKLGHSDALALDVYTSDLQRVAGDQRICQAVGFLAVQILNPVDMLLVTAEAERLGVRIGQSQVIDYVQNTFKERAGELLASIQAREGRSYEAIYASIGRWLAVEQLLQMQYKAFDESVPRLESTFRDTQQSVSIEYCVIDGRVFEPLAGEVSLEDIQKTFEEGKARVTAHTEDQLSFGYLQPNRVKVEYVTLDPRAIRSKVRIKETEAKRYFEEHAANYQKTVMPTTTSTQPAAATRVPMTWEEAREQARNDFRELKAVEEAQRVLNELRSEAYRPWASSGKDADGFRQPPAAAGPSLEELARKYSRDYEIVYGKSDWLTEQELRTFLNLNEPTYREGQSRLSASQLAMRVKGVFTPGKNEQMPVLMVNEPSPLLATQESIPGGRGPVAFQGYVFRVIEVAPSGPPASIDVVRDEIIRDIKRQRGFEMARTHAEQLAEKAAADGLLAASLADTALKEAITAAQAAPRPADEQAPRFLEALGPNTGPSRFTRRASPLLHVGMTANVPKKAFELAAAPPSATAPAHKVAAVPVASEFKCVVVAVNELKPLYQGDFSKQKDMLKMQSMSQRNMATMLWFDPTSIHERLGYKPAAGASADATQDAQQ; encoded by the coding sequence ATGAATCTGAACCGTTACTTTCGCGAAAACAGCCGTACGCTGCTCATGGTCTTCATGGCCCTGCTGCTGGTGGTTTGGCTGCTCGGAGACGTTATTTCTTCCTGGCGCGACAGCAGCCGGCAGGAATTGAACCAGAAGCTCGGCCATTCCGACGCGCTCGCGTTGGATGTCTACACGAGCGACCTGCAGCGCGTCGCCGGCGACCAGCGCATCTGCCAGGCGGTGGGTTTCCTCGCCGTGCAGATTCTCAACCCGGTGGACATGCTGCTGGTCACCGCCGAAGCCGAACGGCTGGGCGTGCGCATCGGCCAGTCGCAGGTGATTGATTACGTTCAGAACACGTTCAAGGAACGCGCGGGCGAGCTGCTGGCGAGCATCCAGGCGCGCGAGGGGCGCAGCTACGAGGCGATCTACGCCTCCATCGGCCGCTGGCTGGCGGTCGAGCAGCTCCTGCAGATGCAGTACAAGGCCTTCGATGAGAGCGTGCCGCGGCTGGAGTCCACGTTCCGCGACACGCAGCAGTCGGTGAGTATCGAATACTGCGTCATCGACGGGCGCGTCTTCGAGCCGCTGGCGGGCGAGGTGAGCCTAGAGGACATTCAGAAGACCTTCGAAGAGGGCAAGGCGCGCGTCACTGCCCACACCGAAGATCAGCTTTCTTTCGGCTATCTCCAGCCCAACCGCGTCAAGGTGGAGTACGTCACGCTCGATCCGCGCGCCATCCGCAGCAAGGTGCGCATCAAGGAAACCGAAGCGAAGCGCTACTTCGAGGAGCACGCCGCCAACTATCAGAAAACCGTCATGCCGACCACCACCTCGACCCAGCCGGCGGCGGCGACGCGCGTGCCGATGACCTGGGAGGAAGCCCGGGAGCAGGCCCGCAACGACTTTCGCGAGCTCAAGGCGGTCGAGGAGGCGCAGCGCGTCCTGAATGAACTGCGCAGCGAGGCCTATCGCCCGTGGGCCTCCTCCGGCAAGGACGCCGACGGCTTCCGCCAGCCGCCCGCGGCCGCCGGCCCGTCGCTCGAGGAGCTGGCGCGCAAGTACAGCCGTGATTACGAGATCGTCTACGGCAAGAGCGACTGGCTGACCGAGCAGGAGCTGCGGACGTTCCTCAATCTCAACGAGCCGACCTATCGCGAAGGGCAGTCGCGGCTGAGCGCGTCGCAGCTCGCCATGCGCGTGAAGGGGGTCTTCACGCCCGGCAAGAACGAGCAGATGCCGGTGCTGATGGTGAATGAGCCCAGCCCGCTGCTGGCCACGCAGGAGTCGATCCCCGGCGGCCGCGGGCCGGTCGCGTTCCAGGGCTACGTGTTCCGCGTAATCGAAGTGGCGCCCAGTGGTCCGCCGGCGTCGATCGACGTTGTCCGCGACGAGATCATCCGCGACATCAAGCGGCAGCGCGGATTCGAAATGGCCCGCACGCACGCCGAGCAGCTCGCCGAGAAAGCCGCGGCCGACGGCCTGCTGGCGGCGTCGCTGGCGGACACGGCGCTCAAGGAGGCCATCACCGCCGCCCAGGCCGCCCCGCGGCCGGCCGACGAGCAGGCGCCGCGTTTTCTCGAAGCGCTCGGTCCCAACACCGGCCCGTCGCGGTTTACCCGCCGCGCCTCGCCGCTGCTGCACGTCGGAATGACGGCAAACGTCCCGAAGAAGGCGTTTGAGCTGGCTGCCGCGCCGCCCAGCGCCACCGCGCCGGCCCACAAGGTCGCGGCTGTGCCGGTCGCCAGCGAATTCAAGTGCGTGGTCGTCGCCGTGAACGAACTGAAGCCGCTTTACCAGGGTGATTTCAGCAAGCAAAAGGACATGCTGAAGATGCAGTCGATGAGCCAGCGCAACATGGCCACGATGCTCTGGTTCGACCCCACCAGCATCCACGAGCGGCTGGGCTACAAGCCGGCGGCCGGCGCCAGCGCCGACGCGACTCAGGACGCGCAGCAGTAA